One part of the Pannonibacter sp. XCT-53 genome encodes these proteins:
- a CDS encoding type II toxin-antitoxin system HicB family antitoxin codes for MNRYVAFLHQDEGPGYGISFPDFPGCISAGETLDEAVKMGTEALAAHAEVMRDYGEVIPLPRDLDAILTDDSLAEWLEGATFTHVPLIMDKGA; via the coding sequence ATGAATCGCTACGTCGCCTTTTTGCATCAGGACGAAGGCCCCGGCTACGGCATCTCCTTCCCCGATTTTCCCGGCTGCATCAGCGCTGGCGAGACGCTTGATGAGGCCGTTAAAATGGGCACTGAGGCGCTTGCCGCCCATGCGGAAGTCATGCGCGATTATGGCGAAGTGATCCCGCTCCCCCGTGACCTTGACGCCATTCTGACAGACGACAGCCTTGCCGAATGGCTGGAAGGCGCGACCTTTACCCACGTGCCCCTCATCATGGACAAGGGCGCGTAA
- a CDS encoding helix-turn-helix domain-containing protein — MLSTGNQLKAARALVGVEQIALATTAGVNVGTIRKMEARGGSTLSSGLDTIQAVQGALEAAGVEFLAADASGGVGVRLRRDAVEG; from the coding sequence ATGCTATCGACGGGAAATCAGCTGAAGGCGGCACGGGCGCTTGTTGGGGTAGAGCAGATCGCTCTTGCCACGACAGCAGGCGTCAACGTTGGGACGATCCGGAAAATGGAAGCGCGGGGCGGCAGTACCCTCAGCAGTGGGCTGGATACGATCCAAGCCGTTCAAGGCGCGCTCGAAGCTGCGGGCGTCGAGTTCCTGGCCGCCGATGCCTCCGGCGGTGTTGGGGTGCGCCTGCGGCGGGACGCGGTCGAGGGGTGA
- a CDS encoding helix-turn-helix domain-containing protein, with amino-acid sequence MTQQNFSPDPSALLTEAQAAEFLHVSRRSLQAWRVRGGGPRFVKVGKLVRYRRADLLEFTAATFLTTTEADAQRAGGAA; translated from the coding sequence ATGACACAACAGAACTTCTCCCCCGATCCGTCCGCTTTGCTGACTGAAGCTCAGGCAGCAGAGTTTCTTCACGTCTCGCGCCGCAGCCTGCAAGCCTGGCGCGTGCGCGGCGGTGGCCCGCGCTTCGTCAAAGTGGGCAAACTGGTCCGGTATCGTCGCGCTGATCTTCTTGAATTCACAGCTGCGACCTTCCTGACGACAACAGAAGCGGACGCCCAGCGCGCGGGCGGTGCAGCATGA